The Piliocolobus tephrosceles isolate RC106 chromosome 12, ASM277652v3, whole genome shotgun sequence genome includes the window ATTGATCTTCAGCTTTGAGAAATTACTTTGCTTTTTCTTAAGAATTTCTGGCACAACAGaaaccttcttcttcttctctttgacACCCTCCATGGTTCCAGCCAGAAAACACTGTTATTACTTttaacttgtttatttgtttgttggtgGTTCTGCTTGCTCTGACTCCAGAGCATAAGTTTTAAAATGACAAGGAATTTTTTCTGTTATTGTCACCATTGTACCCCCAATGCCTAGAAGAATGTCTGACACATGGTTGGTATTCAATaaatttgttgaataagtaaatgaatgaattctggATCCCTATGCGTTCTCTCAGCCAACTTGTTTCTCAGGAACTTCAAACTGCCTTGAACTGGGTCTAGTCAAGAAGTTCCAGGTTCCCAATTGAGGAAAGCGACCCATAGTTTTGGTTTTGCTACCACCAACTTCAGGAGGAAAAGCGACAATGTGAAAAGGAGACAATTTACCCTGGAACATCAATGTAAGGCATGAGGGCTCTTTGTGACTACATTTTTATCTACAATGTCTGAACTGTTGCATGATAAACAGGAAGGAAAGCTGGCTGCTAGGGCCACACAAGGCATGCCAACTTGAGAACCTGCTTGACTTCCTTCACTGCCACATTTTAGGCCTCACACTAGACCTGCTGCTCTGAGGTCCTGAACTCAGTATCTCTCTGTATGTTTAGTAAAGAAGAGCTTCATTCCCAGGCCctcagagagggaaggaagcaaaACAGTAGGCAGTACGTGGTTCTTAAAACTCTGCATACCGTGGAGATTTTGACTCAGTAGCCTGTGCTCTTTTGCTTCATTgttcataaaatataaacaatctgCTTCTTATTTTACCTAATTTCACCAAACCCACCAGAATCAGGAGACAGTTGAGGGAAAGAATCCATGCCTATATGAAATGAGAATACAGGCTCCCAGTCCCTTCAGGTGGTTTTGAAAAAGAGGGCTGTCTAGAAGCAGGTGGTGTATGTTTTGGGCTCAACAGAACACAAAGTGAGCTCAAGGGAGCAGGACAAGAAAGTCTGCAGTGCAGAAGCTCCACCTCAAGGCAAGAGAGGCTGAGGCTTGACAGATGATTTACCATTTAGCAGGACAATCATGTTTTCCCATCCTGACCTTGCTTCAGACAGTTATTTGAATTAAACAGATTCCTTTTCTAAGATGCGAACACCAGAAGGTTAAAAACAGTCAAGGAGAGAAAAATTCGGGATCAATCATTCACACCTTAATGTAAATCTGTTCAGCCTGTCACTGTCTTGACAGAGCTTTatgtgttgtgtttttgttcAGGAAGAAGCAATATTTCTGGAGAGGGTGGGAAGAGATGTTGGAGAACACAAAGACCACAGGAAAAACAGGTAGAGAGTATGAAGTTTGGGAAACCATATTAAATATAAGGTACAGGGATTAGGGGAGGAGAAAAAAGGTAGAAGAGGGCAAATAGGGATGTGAAACCTACAGCTTCGGTCCCTATGTTTCCTGGGACCTGGCCTAGGACATCATTAATGGCAAAATTACTCTAATTTTAAATGTAGCCTGGGGCTGATCATGCTAGTCATGATCAGAAAACGCAGAGTTTGCTGTCACCTCATGAGGAACTAACACAGCATATGGTGCTTGAGATGCTGACACTGCCATCCCTGAGAGTTAAAGGCATGAGAATGATGACCAGAAATTCCCTGTCTTGCTACCTCGGGACCATCACCTGTTCTAGGTATTAATCTGTCAGCCACTTAGGTCTACATTCATCTTATTGTTGTCAGATGATCTGTTTGCCCTAGCTTTTCCCAGGGTTCCCAGTTGTCCTAGAATATTTTGTTGAATCCTAGAAATTAAAATCCAAAGTCAACTTGGCTAACAACCCCAAATAAATCAAATCCAAGTtagaaaaatcaggaaaagagGTCATTAGTCTTTTATCTTGATCCCTGAAAAGTTACCCAGGAATTTGCCATTTGCCAATTTCGCATTCGTCTTCAGATAGCCTCAGAAATGaattattgaaattaatttaaGAGCAAATATATTCCAATAATTCCTTCATGAAAAGATGGAGGGAAGATAAAGGAGATATGCCTTTGGGTGGCCAAAAATAAAGGAAGTTGAATAATTGATCAAAGTATAACTGCTagataattcaaatatattttattacatttaataaacatttaaaatccaaGTTGCAATTATAGCCGTAAAATTGCTTTTCCTTTCGATGTAACATAGTCACTTTTATATTTAGTTATACTTTACATTTTCTTGGTTACATTGTTAATGTGACAAGTTTTATTATTAGCAATTTATATtaactataaaaatggaaatttaaaaagtgaaatataaaaaaattaaaactaaacatGGAAATTACacaagaaacatttaataatatattttatttcaacttattTAATATCCCATTAAATGGTTTGGTGTCATaatcataaaattttataatgttaagaagcaagggcacaaacaaatgttcacatatattttatacttacaagaaatgtaaaaacatgaatactgaaagaaacaaaagattattcatgcttttattactgatttcatCCTACCATATAATCTAACAACTGACCTTATCTTAACCTAATTTTATTTAACTGAACCTAATGCCTTATGTATTCCATCTATAGCCTCTTTTCATAAAACTATATAATGCATAATTACTTTTAGGACTTTCATTGGGAAAAAGTAATGCCagttttaagaatttatttttactattgttttaGCATTTTTTCACTTCATTACCAACCCAGACACAGATTTCACAGTTTTTAAAGTTACATTATGCTCAGATTTTTGCTTAAAAATCTCAGTATTTTTAAGTCTGCATatcatcagaaagaaaaacaagttaatgagttttaaaaatttgcttattgttttagaagttttacttttttgttattgttctgtgctttataaatgtttaacCACTTTCTGGCACAAGTTCAGCAACTTACAGGATACATTTTTCCtggaagttttattttagaattcttagcatttttaaattgtcatgttatccaaatatttttaaaattgattaatgcacattttaaaagatttttgttgtttttcagtgtgtaacatttaattttgttttttgttgttgctgctgctgtgtatgtgtgtatgtgagggtttatttccaCTGCTCCTGACTTGAGCAAAAATGTAGCATCTTTCAAGCTCAGAAGTTATATTTACaagttttaatattcttaaatatccactttagtttaaaaaatagtgcacgttttaaagatttttgttgtttaagtaaactataaaaaatgttttcttttttgtaaattttaaaatattgtttttaattgcttttaaacTGGGTGCCAGTTTAGCAGCTTCTTAGTTGCATTTTGATCCAAAGCATCATATGAATGTTACagtgttttgtaactttttcagATGCTCAGAAAATGCAAGTTCTAAATTTAGTTTGTGctcgttttgtttgttttatagcaGTTTgatttttgaccttttttttccCACAACTTGCTCTTAACCAGGAGATGAATTTAGCCACTTTGTAGCTGCATTGTGCTTCAAAATTTTATGCAAATgacatagtatttttaaatttacagaaccTCAACAAATGGTAATGgaaatattacaaattatttttgaggtttttttttatttttgtttttcttggggttctgtagtttttttgttcTGGTTTGGTTTAGTTTAtgtgctgggtttttttttttttttttttttttttttttttttttttttttttttttccgatttGCTTCCAATCTAGGGGCACAAATTCAGCAGTTCCTGGCTATATTATACTCCAAAATTCAATAAGAAAGAATAAGTATTTTCAGGTTATATATCTCTACTCCTCCCTCCAAAAATGATTCATTCaggttttaataaatgtttttgctttatagtttgattatttgtattactttatttttttcaatttgctcCTGACCTGGGCACAAATGCAGCCCCTTTCTGGCTGTGCTGTGCTCCAAAGTATAATAGGGAGGATAAAGATTTTATGGAACCTAGTTTCCCAAAATGAAGATAACatgactttttaagaaaaataatgttgatGTTGCTCCAATTTTTTATggacattttattgttttaagtaaTTTTCCAGCTTTTACCTGCCAGATACATATTTAGCAGCTTTCTGGCTTTGAAGTTTGACATGAAAATTTTGATGTGGTGTAAAAACCACGAACTTTTTAAAACTCACACTGCTGGTGATTATAATTGTGTAAATCTcgttaattttctctttcttcccaccCACATACATGCCAACACAATTTATTCTCTGTTTTCAAAATGCACATAAcgtattttacagatgataaaaattTGACACATTTCTTATTAATAATGTTAGGCTAAAAATATTCTTGTGCTAAAATAAACTCAATGACaattcaaaagagaaataaaactagCATATATCAGTagtaacacaatttttaaaaaatccctgaATTTGTTCTATATTTATAGGTCTAACCTAATTACCAAATATCActggaaaggaaatatctttttgAAAGTTTCAAAGTCATCTCTATATTATCAAATGCCACTAGCCACCTGGATAGTGTGATACAATGAAATTCCAACCAAGCAGGAGAGTTTGGCAATCCATCTTGGTTGTTGTAATTAGACCTGACCTATAATTACTGaacaaaacagcaataaaaactgCACAGTATACCTTCAAACAAATGTTTCTGACTGGATTTGGTGCATTGTTCTCAGTATCATTAGCTTCAAATCTTTAGTTTATAGCATAGGAAAAATTATAGGAGAAACCATATCTGGACCTGAACACAGTTCTCATACCTAAAAGGTGGATTCCAGCATTAATTCACCACAATTATTTGTTGTTTGATCACTCACTtcctcttgaatagctggaaGGGAAGGCTTTGTGGTCAAAGGTGTTTCAGTCTTAAACAGGGACTCCATTCTGATGTGGGTATTGATGTAGAAGGACTTCTGAAAGGACTCAAGCGTGAAATAATAGATGAAAGGGTCAAAACAACAGTTCAGAGTTGCAAGGCACAAGGTGATTGGGTACATGATCTTTGCAAACCTTTCCAAAAAGCAATTAGTAATAGCTTGGGAGCGCACCAGCGCATACAGGAAGAGGACAGAGTTGTAGGGTACAAAGCATACCACGAAGACTGCCATATGTACTGTGatcattttcagaacttttttctTATTGGTACCAATTTGAGACAGAGTAGCAGGCTTGCGAAGAGTTCTCAACACCACAGAAGAGCAAGAGACATTCAATATCAGAGGAATGATAAACCCAACAACTTCAATAAATATTGTGATCTTGGATAAATAAGTCTTCCAGACACGTTTGGAGAAGCCTTCAAAGCAGGTGGTGGTTGCATTGTTGACATTAGTGGTGGAAAACAAAGAGGCTGAAATACCGCCACTGAGGACTAGGATCCAGACACCAGCACACACAATGGCAGAATTCCTCCTAGTCCTAATAGTACGAGATTGGAAGGGATAGACAATGGCCAGGAAACGATCCACACTAATACAGGTGAGAAAGAGCATGCTGCCATAGATGTTGGTAAGGAATGCAGTACCAGAGATCTTGCAGAGGGTGTCACCAAAAGGCCAGTGGCGGTTgaagttgtaaaatattttaaaaggtagggtacagacaaaaagcaaatcaGAGAGGGCTAGATTGGTGATGAAAATAGCAGTCTCACTTCTCATTTTCATGCGGAAACAgaagacaaacagagagacacTGTTGGTTATCAGACCCAAGATGAATACAACACTGTAGACAGCACCATTCAGATTATATTTGAAGGAATCATCAACAATGCAAGTATTATTGGCAGTAGCATTGCCCAACCTGGGTCTGAGGCTTGAATTTGAATCTTGGAATTGAAAGTCAATGAATCTTCTGTCACCCATGGACTTTTTTTTCAGGAGGCCTGCTGGCTGCAGGGGTTCACCACTCTGACACTAGGGATCGGTAGGAAATATTTTCCTCCTATGAGAGACAAGATGGAACAAATAATCAAATTTGCCTTCCATATATGATTTCTGTGTAATAAGATATTCTGTCCACCCAGATTGGAAAAAAACATGCACATTCCATTTGGTTTGACAAGTATTTTTTGAACGTCTATCATATATTTAAAGGTACTACAAGAGTATGTTGTAGGAGCAGGAAAGCTCACACTCAATACAGTAAGTGCAATACTATAGCATTGCAATGAATGTGAGGAAGGTGTGGGTCAATCAAGagtccaaaaatataaaatgatagtcAAAACAGAATTTATGGGACTGCAAAACCCATTATCAGCTTGAACTTATCTTCTACAATAAGTACTGCcagtacaattattttatttggaaaatgcttTTATAATAGAAGCCTTTTCCCTTCTGCCCAGAGTCCCTCCAGTCTGCCCACTAGTGATCCTTTTACACAGCATGATTCTAGCTCACTGGCTGTATATTATTTTGTGATTCTCAAGTTGATATATTTCAAATAGATCTCCCCAGTTTTCCATtcagaatttttatgattttaatcattttattttttatttgcattatgtTTAACTGACAAATCCCAATTGTACTACATTTATGTAAGTACAAGgcgatattttaatatatgtatactaCATGGGTGATTATGTCAAGCTAATCAACATATCCATCCCCTCACTTCAGTTTTATGTTCGCGGGAACATATACATTATACCTACAGCAAGCAGCCTGCAAATGCCTGGCACTTCTGCTCTGCTGCTCTGAGTAATCAAACTTTGTGGGAGAGAAAGGACAGACAAGAAAGCATTACATTCTCAATCCTGAAGAGAGGGCATGGGAAAACTGCCACTATGGCCCTATTCATAGCTCCTGCTGCTTGAACACACAACCACCTTTGCCGTCTAGAAGTGAGGGTGTGGTGCTGCGACTTAACACAGCATTAGAAGCAAGGAGTTCTATTTCTGACTCAGACACTGGTTCACTCTGTAACTTGGCTATACTCTCACTCTCTTCCTTGTATAAACTTTACCTCTAAGCCTCACAGCTAAAGCTAGGAAGACTCAATAGGGCTTGTGAATTGCTTTATGAGCTGGCCAGTATTTAGCTCTACCTAACCACAGAGAAACATTATATAAGtttgtttccttctcctttcctgaaACAACTGTAACTttatatttctatctttttttggTACCCTGAAGTTCATATTAGGAGCACATTCTTCTAGTGTCATGTATACCTTGTACCTCAGAAAGCACCCCCTTGAGTTTCAGCCTTAACTACATAATTTACTCAAACAGGACAATCCAGGAGTGTGCCCTCAAGGTAATATCTCCCATACAGGTATGATTAAAAAACCAGAAAGGCATTTGGCTTTTGAGATGATTCtgaagaagaatcaatattagcCTCTCTTCTTACTGGCTTCCTTTCTTTTGACTAAAAGAAACAGTGTTTCTATCTATTAGATCCTCCTAAATAGCCAACATATTGTGCACCAAGTGGAGACAAAAGACCAACACTTGAGCTTCAGATGAGATGAAGAAGGATAAATATATGCTGATGCAGTTAATTACATTTTCCACTGCAAGAAGCATTAAACTACTGTCTTCTGCAAACCTCTGCTGCCAATTATTCTGACAATTAATCACCTAGGGGTGTCAGAGAGTGTTGGATAGCTGCATTTTTATTGACAATGGACAGGAAGCAAGTACCTTAGAGGTTGACCAGAAAGAAATCTGACCCTCAACTTTTAACTTCGATCTACACATGGAGCTAACTCAGAGTGGCCACAAttgtttcctctttaaaaaaaagaaaaaattctaatgaGAGTAAAATACAGGTAAACCATGTTTGGGGTCCTTAAGGCTCCTGTAAGAAGTAAAGTTAGCCTTTTGGCCCTATAAGGATGAATAACCAAATCACTTTACTTCATGAAATGCTAAACTTTCAGATGATACATTGAAAACAAAGCTCCAACTTCTGGCATAAATATTCCTAGTACCCTAGAAAAGCTGACTTGCTTTTCATCCCTACAGAGGACAGTCCAGAGCTCAGGAAGACCAGGCCTTGAAGGCAGAgtatactaaaattatttttgctttgctcCACTTTTAATAAGAGCAGGCCAGGTCAGAGTGCTTCTGATCCCCAGAGCATTTCCTTGTTCTACTCTGGTCAAAGTTTATAAAAGTTGACACAATAGTTTTCAGAGGAAGATGAAATCTATTGTGTTCTTATCTATAGATACTTAGCAGTGAAgcagatttaaaaatacacaaatgttgTGAAAATACAGCTCAAAACAATCCTGCTGGAGCAATAGGGAATATGTTCAGACTGTTGCTTCTCAAATCAGTGGTTTTTAACAGGTAAGACTCCTTAAGGAAATTTTCTCAGTCAAGTCACAGGCATAGGTCACAATCATGCAGGTTTTGTATCAATGTTCCCATGCATTGGTTGATGCttcataatagtttttaaaacaaaacctagCTTTATGGCATTCCATATGGAGGGAACCATAGATAAATGTTTCACTCAAGAATGGAGTTAGAAAATTGATCTATATCaacctcttttatttttgatgcaAGAAATATCCTTTTAAAAGTGACTTATCTACATCTAATCTGGTTTTCACTAAGATTATTAAGGCTGCTTTGTCCCTCCATTTTatttgaggaaaagagaaaactgatatGGGCCTCAATTTGATAAAATCCTATTCTCAGTGATTaacttgattttgtttcttttcatcaaaaaagaaaaaaaaaatacttcagtcTCTCATTAACACTTCACTTGATAACACAGTCCAATCTTTGGGAAATAATGTAGTCTGGTGCTCAACATGATGGGGCCAAAGATTGCATCAGCCCTACTAAAGTAGAATTTTCCATAGTACTTAGTTACAGAGTAAGACAACTACAGGCAAATTGCTCAAcctaatattataaaattgtcTTGAGCCTTGAGACTCAATATCTCATCTCAGCAGAAGCCCCAGATCTTTTGGGACAATTTTTGGGTGTTCCCAAAATAACTCATTTCCAATTTCTGTAAGGGTCATATATGCTGGCCAGGATTTtgacattatttaatatatttgaacaGGCAAATCAGTTATCAATTTGGACACCAATTCATGAGATATACTTGGACACTGAACCTGTTAATAGCAATAAAAAGAGTCTCCCATATCTAAAGGTAAATCCCAGTGGCAGAGAGGGGTTGAGCTAAAGAATCAATATTCATCTACACCAAAATTGCCTGGATTACAACAAATTACAATTCCTCCATCCATTCTGGATCTTTGGATGATACAATCTTTAATAAGTTGCAACTATTTGTTACAACAAAGGTAGAAGAATTAAATTAGGAATTTGTAGAGAAAGTTATTATCAGGAGGGTAGGACTCACCACATTAGTTCGAACCAAATCCTGGTACCAATTTTATCTAAGACTGGAATAACCAATGAGCTTCCTGGAGGCACTGTAGTTAGAGATTTCCTCCAATGGGTGCTGTGAAAtagaaatagtaataatagtgTGCCATAAAGAGAGCTGATGGCTtttcaataaaattgatattttcaataaaatgatCTTATAAAAGATCATAAGATAGAAAAAGCATTATATGATATAAACCAGAGTAAATGAGAcccaataaattttaaaatggtatttacATGCATTGGATTTCATTATTACAAAATTGCAGATAACAATGTATTTTCCAACCTGTCACTGCTGTGCTATACTTTATTAGTAGTACTGACTAAACTCTAATGCATAAAATCCATATGTGGTAACCTATAATCATAAAGATAATGAGTGACACAAGACATAAAAATACTTCCCTCCACTTCCATAAGATAATGTGTTACattaaaaacaccaaaacaaaggAGACTTTTGTTTTGGCGTGAactaacattgttttttttttcttcttcttcctttctaggCAACAACTGTTACCATTGGGCAGGTCCTTCATAAGGGAAGAGGAAAGATGACTGGAACAATAGGTGGAGACTCCACTGTCTTGTTTTTTACCTACACCCCATACAATTTCTCTCCCCACTGAACTACAGTGATATGATCAAGGCTTCGATTACTGGGTATTAGCACACTGACTGACAATCACTGCACCTTTACCAGGATGTCCCAGGCCTACCCAATATAGCATGTCTGTAACATCTCCAATTCAAACTCTGCACAAAATATTTgtatagaaccagaaatactctGCAATGGAATTCTTACAAGTAGCAACTGCATTTAGAATTTACCCATTACAGTGCTTCCACCTGTAAAGTAGAATCATCCCCTAGCTCCAAACTTACACTATTGTtacatctcattcttttctaacCAGAGGTAGACTAAAACAAAGCAAACTGCTAAATAGTATTATGACTTTCCTGAAATGATTTTTCTACAAtctaaaaaaccaaaataaataaaatgattagatAATTTAAGATATATTGAGATCACCTTAATATTAAGGAGAGTTGGTTTTCACACTCCACCAGAAATCTGGAGGAGGAAAGATAGAAGcattaacattattttatgcCTTTCACAGTTGATAAAGATTATACAGAAAACTTTTTATTCAAAATCCAATCAAATTAGGAAGTTCAAATACCCAGAAGTTTTTATAACTGATATTAATTAAATGTAGACACATCCAGCCCCATCACGAGCACAGTGAGAGCAAGTCACAGTGcgtttctgagtctcagtttctcttCTCCTTTAATCTTCGGTTCTGACTGTCAGAAAAGCAACTTTCAATGAGTGCCATACTGGTGGCCTTATTGGCTGTTCTTTTCCATCATTTATTTTCACCTGCTTACATTGGCcactgtaaaacattttttatttcctcaaagTCTACAAGCAAGGAGGGTCATTAATTTTTGTTAGACTTAATGAAATGATTACTAGATTTATttgaatattagaaataaatagtATTAATTAATACTGGAAGCTAAGAATCACAGAGAAAGATGC containing:
- the LPAR4 gene encoding lysophosphatidic acid receptor 4, translated to MGDRRFIDFQFQDSNSSLRPRLGNATANNTCIVDDSFKYNLNGAVYSVVFILGLITNSVSLFVFCFRMKMRSETAIFITNLALSDLLFVCTLPFKIFYNFNRHWPFGDTLCKISGTAFLTNIYGSMLFLTCISVDRFLAIVYPFQSRTIRTRRNSAIVCAGVWILVLSGGISASLFSTTNVNNATTTCFEGFSKRVWKTYLSKITIFIEVVGFIIPLILNVSCSSVVLRTLRKPATLSQIGTNKKKVLKMITVHMAVFVVCFVPYNSVLFLYALVRSQAITNCFLERFAKIMYPITLCLATLNCCFDPFIYYFTLESFQKSFYINTHIRMESLFKTETPLTTKPSLPAIQEEVSDQTTNNCGELMLESTF